TCATGCCGACCGGCATCGGCAGCGCCGAGGCGAGCTGGCGGTGCGGCTGGGAGGCCACCGTGCGCGCGCCGAGCGCGCCCCACGACACCAGGTCGAGCACGTAGGGAGCGAGGAACGGATCGACGAACTCGTAGGCCAGCGGCAGCCCGGAAGCCGCCGCGCGGACCAGGAATTCACGCCCGACCGCCAAACCCGCGGCCAGGTCGCTCCCGCCGTCCAGGTGCGGATCGTGCAGCAGCCCCTTCCAGCCGACGGAGGTCCGCGGCTTCTCCAGGTACGCGCGCATGACGACCAGCAGATCCCGGTCGTGCGCGGCGGCGGCGCCCGCCAGCTCGTGGGCGTAGTGCAGCGCGGCGTCCGGGTCGTGCACCGAGCACGGGCCGACGACGACGAGCAGCCGGTCGTCCGTGCCCTCGACGATCTGCCGCACGGCGCGGCGGTGCGCGGCCACCCGGGCGCGCAGGTGCTCGTCGCCCGGGAACCGCTCGGCCAGCTCGGCGGGCGCGGGCAGCGGCCTGAGCACCCGCGCCGAGCCGTCCGGCCACGCCAGCGCCGACGGTTCGGCTGCGACAGCGGGCAGTTCGAGGGGTAACGCGGATCCAGCCATGCCGGCGAGCTCCTCCTCCGTCGTGAGCACTCCCGCGGCCGCCACCACGAGCCCGGCCGACCGCTTGGGTTAGCCTAACCTAAGCAAGCCGGTGATCGAGCCCGAGTGATCGAACGAACAGAACGGACCGGGCGTCGATAGTCCAGTGTGGACGGAAGGTGCCCGCTTCGAAACAGCAGTTCAGTACCCGTGAGCGTTTTCAGGTGCTATGACAACCAAAACCACTCACGGGCACTGAACTGCGGGAGGCGGAGGCCGTCGCGTGGGGGCCAAACCGTTCACCCTAGGCGGCGCTCCCCTGGCTCGTCACCGCAGCGGGCACACCACCGGGTCGCTGCCAGTGCCGGCGCCGATGATCACCACTTGCCCGCCGTCG
This portion of the Saccharopolyspora antimicrobica genome encodes:
- a CDS encoding 3-deoxy-7-phosphoheptulonate synthase — translated: MAGSALPLELPAVAAEPSALAWPDGSARVLRPLPAPAELAERFPGDEHLRARVAAHRRAVRQIVEGTDDRLLVVVGPCSVHDPDAALHYAHELAGAAAAHDRDLLVVMRAYLEKPRTSVGWKGLLHDPHLDGGSDLAAGLAVGREFLVRAAASGLPLAYEFVDPFLAPYVLDLVSWGALGARTVASQPHRQLASALPMPVGMKNAVTGDVDVAIAAVRAARAAHTFPGVASNGAPAAVVGAGNPACHVVLRGGAQPNYDAGSVGATLDQLHAAGLGTGVVVDASHGNSGKDHRRQPGVVEDLAAQVAAGNRGLRGVMVESFLGAGSQDIAAKPLRYGVSVTDGCLDWPTTAECLEVLAEAARRRRNR